A single window of Ictalurus furcatus strain D&B chromosome 3, Billie_1.0, whole genome shotgun sequence DNA harbors:
- the cisd1 gene encoding CDGSH iron-sulfur domain-containing protein 1, whose amino-acid sequence MCSSPTLSKGEVITALAVTAGAMAIGFLIHKKIFSKAKCVKPKVNLDLQKDNPKVVHAFDIEDLGDKAVYCRCWRSKKFPYCDGAHAKHNQETGDNVGPLIIKRKDA is encoded by the exons ATGTGTAGCTCACCAACTTTATCTAAAG gTGAAGTGATTACGGCTCTGGCCGTCACTGCTGGAGCCATGGCCATCGGTTTCCTCatccacaaaaaaatattttccaaagCCAAATGCGTGAAACCAAAAGTAAACCTGGACCTTCAGAAAGACAACCCCAAAGTGGTGCATGCTTTCGATATTGAGGACCTGGGTGATAAGGCTGTCTACTGCAGATGTTGGAGATCTAAGAAG tttccGTACTGTGATGGTGCTCATGCAAAACACAATCAAGAGACTGGAGACAATGTGGGCCCTCTGATCATTAAAAGGAAGGATGCATGA
- the dhx57 gene encoding putative ATP-dependent RNA helicase DHX57 isoform X1 — MSGRRRAKPNRGGGRFNKSGGGRGGGGRKAFSGLDDDDDFNLDLGPGRSIKPPSKGRGRGAFTSRGHGDSRGRGRGSSREGSRQSEERRDQGRFDQFKLPLQKIHMTSENRLQVKELLKELQSQEYTTPDSGSDYEGEEEEEEEYDELDHREEGQFWITQDDGIACTEGVYEEDNEEETSAKPEPVISLFAIGTLCRYGFDRERSRRALEAAESRGQGEVGATLELLLSQMFTERFGSTALDLQVPDPPSYEECMALRQEEAIALTAIYGERFCERISGRVWTIHLDPLWRTEVRSLTSELTKEGQVKGSSSIQVCKFYLKGSGCKFGKHCHFKHQRPTESSHHRDPCGPSQPGFSSTDSPVYQLEVRFPLGNCYPFQPPLAAFSTTNEAISGAGRLNVTEYLFGQSLSAAQEGEPVVYTLISCLEEDGPIGELLSASHHKYSAPPPVLAPPTIPATRIRSTKCTSADSTPSSAAVSSQITNAAQNTELSVMHTEGDKHNTEDFEDEQDDDDDAEESVPIENESYVNFRKRMEKKSEARAEEVLQENKKLCREFRRKPSSRRYVSMQEQRVKLPVWEKRRNILDALEKNQVLVISGMTGCGKTTQIPQFILDDSLSGRGESVANIVCTQPRRISAIAVATRVAQERAETLGHSTGYQIRLETVRSSCTRLLFCTTGVLLRRLEGDAQLSGVTHIIVDEVHERTEESDFLLLVLKDLMLQRSDLKIILMSATLNADLFSQYFHKCPSIHIPGRTFPVEQFFLEDAIAMTRYVIEDRSPYQRSAKQNGPPNQRAGKAQSSVMKDDVDDGWSFRSFVKKDAVKESIPDQQLSVQELTLRYPTCSKPVVKTLAAMDLDKINMDLVESLLEWIVNRDHSYPPGAVLVFLPGLAEIKQLYEQLQANRMFNNRRTKKCVVYPLHSSLSNEEQQAVFTWPPEGVTKIIISTNIAETSVTIDDVVYVIDSGRMKEKRYDASRSMESLEDVWVSRANALQRRGRAGRVASGVCFHLFTSHRFTHHLSQQQLPEIQRVPLEQLCLRIKVLEVFSKSPLHSVFSRLIEPPAQGSLDAAKQRLCALGALTEAECLTPLGWHLACLPVDVRIGKLMLLGAIFRCLDPALTIAASLAFKSPFVSPWDKREEANERKLSFSLANSDHLAVLQAYKGWCTAAQNGSQAGYWYCRENFLSIRGL, encoded by the exons ATGAGTGGGAGAAGGAGAGCAAAACCCAACCGGGGTGGAGGACGCTTTAATAAGAGTGGTGgaggtagaggaggaggaggaaggaaagCATTCAGTGGCTTGGATGACGATGATGATTTTAACCTGGATCTTGGACCAGGTCGCTCCATCAAACCTCCTTCTAAAGGCAGAGGACGAGGCGCTTTTACAAGTAGAGGGCATGGGGACAGTAGAGGAAGGGGAAGAGGCAGCTCCAGAGAAGGCTCCAGGCAGAGCGAGGAAAGGCGGGATCAGGGTAGATTTGACCAATTCAAGCTGCCCCTACAGAAGATACATATGACATCAGAAAATCGGCTACAAGTAAAGGAATTATTGAAAGAACTTCAGAGTCAGGAGTATACCACTCCAGACAG TGGCTCAGACTatgagggagaggaagaggaggaggaggagtatgaTGAGCTGGACCATCGTGAGGAAGGTCAGTTCTGGATCACGCAGGATGATGGTATCGCGTGCACAGAAGGTGTCTATGAAGAAgataatgaggaagaaacatcaGCCAAACCAGAACCTGTTATTTCCCTGTTTGCCATAGGCACACTCTGCAG ATATGGCTTTGACCGTGAGCGTAGCAGGCGAGCGCTGGAAGCAGCAGAGAGCAGAGGGCAAGGGGAAGTCGGAGCAACACTGGAGCTCCTTCTCTCTCAGATGTTCACTGAACGTTTTGGCTCGACTGCTCTTGACCTTCAGGTACCTGACCCTCCATCATATGAAGAATGCATGGCCCTGCGCCAGGAGGAAGCTATTGCTTTAACTGCCATTTATGGAGAGCGCTTCTGCGAGAGAATCAGTGGCCGTGTCTGGACCATCCATCTGGATCCGCTGTGGAGGACTGAGGTCCGTAGCCTCACCTCAGAGTTGACTAAGGAAGGACAGGTGAAAGGGTCTTCATCCATTCAGGTGTGTAAATTCTACTTAAAGGGATCAGGATGTAAATTTGGGAAGCACTGTCATTTCAAACACCAAAGACCAACTGAGTCAAGCCATCACAGAGACCCATGTGGGCCGAGCCAGCCTGGTTTTAGCAGTACTGATTCCCCTGTTTACCAGCTGGAGGTCCGCTTTCCTCTGGGAAACTGTTACCCCTTTCAGCCACCATTAGCTGCCTTCAGTACCACGAATGAGGCAATCTCTGGAGCAGGACGCCTTAATGTGACAGAATATCTCTTTGGCCAATCACTTTCAGCGGCACAAGAGGGTGAGCCTGTGGTCTACACCCTCATCTCCTGTCTTGAGGAAGATGGACCAATCGGAGAGCTCCTTTCAGCTTCACATCACAAATATAGTGCTCCACCCCCTGTGCTGGCCCCACCTACTATTCCTGCAACAAGAATTCGTAGCACTAAATGCACCTCAGCCGACAGTACGCCAAGCAGTGCAGCAGTTTCTTCGCAAATTACTAACGCAGCACAGAACACTGAGCTCTCAGTCATGCATACAGAAG GAGACAAACACAACACGGAAGATTTCGAAGATGAgcaagatgatgatgatgatgctgaagaAAGTGTTCCCATAGAGAATGAGAGCTATGTGAACTTTAGAAAGAGGATGGAGAAAAAAAGTGAGGCAAGAGCTGAAGAGGTGCTGCAAGAGAACAAGAAGCTTTGTAGAGAATTCAGGAGAAAACCG TCTTCCAGGCGCTATGTGTCAATGCAGGAACAGAGGGTCAAACTGCCTGTGTGGGAGAAGAGAAGGAACATCCTAGATGCTCTGGAGAAGAATCAGGTTCTGGTGATCAGTGGGATGACTGG GTGTGGTAAGACCACTCAGATTCCTCAGTTTATCCTGGATGACTCTCTGAGTGGACGAGGGGAGAGCGTAGCCAACATCGTATGCACTCAGCCACGCCGTATCTCTGCAATCGCCGTGGCAACCAGGGTTGCTCAGGAACGGGCCGAGACTCTGGGCCACTCTACTGGATACCAGATCCGTTTGGAGACTGTCCGA TCCTCCTGCACTAGGCTGCTGTTCTGCACCACTGGAGTCTTGTTGCGCAGGCTAGAAGGTGACGCTCAGCTCAGTGGAGTGACACACATCATAGTAGATGAGGTTCATGAACGCACAGAGGAGAG TGACTTTCTGTTGCTGGTTCTGAAGGATCTGATGTTGCAAAGGTCTGACCTGAAGATCATCCTGATGAGTGCTACTCTCAATGCTGATCTCTTCTCCCAGTATTTCCACAAGTGCCCCTCCATCCACATACCAG GACGTACTTTCCCAGTGGAACAATTTTTCCTTGAAGACGCAATTGCGATGACCAg gtaTGTTATAGAGGATCGCAGCCCATACCAGCGCTCGGCAAAGCAGAATGGCCCGCCCAATCAAAGGGCTGGGAAAGCACAGTCTTCTGTGATGAaggatgatgttgatgatggctGGTCATTTAGATCCTTTGTAAAGAAAGATGCAGTCAAAGAATCCATCCCTGACCAGCAACTCAGTGTGCAGGAGCTCACACTCCGATATCCAA CTTGCTCAAAACCTGTGGTGAAAACCTTGGCTGCGATGGACCTGGATAAAATCAACATGGATCTTGTGGAGAGTCTACTAGAGTGGATTGTAAATAGAGACCACAGTTATCCTCCAG gtgcTGTTCTGGTCTTCTTGCCTGGATTAGCTGAAATAAAGCAGTTATATGAACAGCTACAAGCCAATAGGATGTTTAACAACAGAAGAACTAAgaa GTGTGTGGTGTACCCACTTCACTCCTCTCTGTCCAACGAGGAGCAGCAAGCAGTGTTTACATGGCCACCAGAGGGTGTGACCAAAATCATCATCTCTACCAACATTGCAGAGACGTCAGTAACCATTGATGATGTAGTATACGTCATTGACTCCGGCAGAATGAAAGAGAAGAG GTATGATGCCAGTCGCAGTATGGAGAGTTTGGAGGATGTCTGGGTGTCTCGTGCTAACGCTTTGCAGAGGAGAGGCAGAGCCGGCCGTGTGGCCTCTGGAGTCTGCTTCCATCTGTTCACCAGCCATCGCTTCACTCACCACCTAAGCCAACAGCAGCTGCCTGAAATCCAGAGAGTGCCACTGGAGCAGCTCTGCCTCAG GATTAAAGTGTTGGAGGTGTTCTCCAAGTCTCCCCTGCACTCTGTGTTTTCTCGGCTCATAGAACCTCCAGCACAAGGCAGTCTGGATGCAGCTAAGCAGAGACTCTGTGCTCTTGGTGCACTTACTGAAGCTGAGTGTCTCACTCCTCTTGGTTGGCATCTCGCCTGCCTTCCCGTGGACGTGCGCATTGGAAAGTTGATGCTGCTGGGTGCCATCTTCCGCTGCCTGGACCCAGCCCTCACCATCGCTGCTAGCCTGGCCTTTAAGAGCCCATTC GTCTCTCCATGGGATAAAAGAGAGGAGGCTAATGAAAGGAAACTCAGCTTTTCCCTCGCCAACAGTGACCATCTTGCTGTGCTACAGGCATACAAG ggTTGGTGTACTGCAGCACAGAATGGTTCACAGGCTGGCTATTGGTACTGCAGAGAGAACTTCCTGTCTATCCGGGGA TTATAG
- the dhx57 gene encoding putative ATP-dependent RNA helicase DHX57 isoform X2, whose protein sequence is MSGRRRAKPNRGGGRFNKSGGGRGGGGRKAFSGLDDDDDFNLDLGPGRSIKPPSKGRGRGAFTSRGHGDSRGRGRGSSREGSRQSEERRDQGRFDQFKLPLQKIHMTSENRLQVKELLKELQSQEYTTPDSGSDYEGEEEEEEEYDELDHREEGQFWITQDDGIACTEGVYEEDNEEETSAKPEPVISLFAIGTLCRYGFDRERSRRALEAAESRGQGEVGATLELLLSQMFTERFGSTALDLQVPDPPSYEECMALRQEEAIALTAIYGERFCERISGRVWTIHLDPLWRTEVRSLTSELTKEGQVKGSSSIQVCKFYLKGSGCKFGKHCHFKHQRPTESSHHRDPCGPSQPGFSSTDSPVYQLEVRFPLGNCYPFQPPLAAFSTTNEAISGAGRLNVTEYLFGQSLSAAQEGEPVVYTLISCLEEDGPIGELLSASHHKYSAPPPVLAPPTIPATRIRSTKCTSADSTPSSAAVSSQITNAAQNTELSVMHTEGDKHNTEDFEDEQDDDDDAEESVPIENESYVNFRKRMEKKSEARAEEVLQENKKLCREFRRKPSSRRYVSMQEQRVKLPVWEKRRNILDALEKNQVLVISGMTGCGKTTQIPQFILDDSLSGRGESVANIVCTQPRRISAIAVATRVAQERAETLGHSTGYQIRLETVRSSCTRLLFCTTGVLLRRLEGDAQLSGVTHIIVDEVHERTEESDFLLLVLKDLMLQRSDLKIILMSATLNADLFSQYFHKCPSIHIPGRTFPVEQFFLEDAIAMTRYVIEDRSPYQRSAKQNGPPNQRAGKAQSSVMKDDVDDGWSFRSFVKKDAVKESIPDQQLSVQELTLRYPTCSKPVVKTLAAMDLDKINMDLVESLLEWIVNRDHSYPPGAVLVFLPGLAEIKQLYEQLQANRMFNNRRTKKCVVYPLHSSLSNEEQQAVFTWPPEGVTKIIISTNIAETSVTIDDVVYVIDSGRMKEKRYDASRSMESLEDVWVSRANALQRRGRAGRVASGVCFHLFTSHRFTHHLSQQQLPEIQRVPLEQLCLRIKVLEVFSKSPLHSVFSRLIEPPAQGSLDAAKQRLCALGALTEAECLTPLGWHLACLPVDVRIGKLMLLGAIFRCLDPALTIAASLAFKSPFVSPWDKREEANERKLSFSLANSDHLAVLQAYKGWCTAAQNGSQAGYWYCRENFLSIRGLQEIACLKRQFAELLSDIGFVKDGLKVRNIERMNSKGTDGVLEATGYEANLNSDNTKLMSAMLCAALYPNVVQVRAPQGKYKMTSKGTVKMQPKAEELRFLTKNDGAVHIHPSSVNFMVRHYDSPYLVYHEKVKTSRVFIRDCSMVCVYPMVLFGGGQVTVDLQHGEFIISLDDGWIRFTAASHEVAELVKELRWELDQLLEEKIKNPSMDLITCPRGSRIIHTIVSLISTQ, encoded by the exons ATGAGTGGGAGAAGGAGAGCAAAACCCAACCGGGGTGGAGGACGCTTTAATAAGAGTGGTGgaggtagaggaggaggaggaaggaaagCATTCAGTGGCTTGGATGACGATGATGATTTTAACCTGGATCTTGGACCAGGTCGCTCCATCAAACCTCCTTCTAAAGGCAGAGGACGAGGCGCTTTTACAAGTAGAGGGCATGGGGACAGTAGAGGAAGGGGAAGAGGCAGCTCCAGAGAAGGCTCCAGGCAGAGCGAGGAAAGGCGGGATCAGGGTAGATTTGACCAATTCAAGCTGCCCCTACAGAAGATACATATGACATCAGAAAATCGGCTACAAGTAAAGGAATTATTGAAAGAACTTCAGAGTCAGGAGTATACCACTCCAGACAG TGGCTCAGACTatgagggagaggaagaggaggaggaggagtatgaTGAGCTGGACCATCGTGAGGAAGGTCAGTTCTGGATCACGCAGGATGATGGTATCGCGTGCACAGAAGGTGTCTATGAAGAAgataatgaggaagaaacatcaGCCAAACCAGAACCTGTTATTTCCCTGTTTGCCATAGGCACACTCTGCAG ATATGGCTTTGACCGTGAGCGTAGCAGGCGAGCGCTGGAAGCAGCAGAGAGCAGAGGGCAAGGGGAAGTCGGAGCAACACTGGAGCTCCTTCTCTCTCAGATGTTCACTGAACGTTTTGGCTCGACTGCTCTTGACCTTCAGGTACCTGACCCTCCATCATATGAAGAATGCATGGCCCTGCGCCAGGAGGAAGCTATTGCTTTAACTGCCATTTATGGAGAGCGCTTCTGCGAGAGAATCAGTGGCCGTGTCTGGACCATCCATCTGGATCCGCTGTGGAGGACTGAGGTCCGTAGCCTCACCTCAGAGTTGACTAAGGAAGGACAGGTGAAAGGGTCTTCATCCATTCAGGTGTGTAAATTCTACTTAAAGGGATCAGGATGTAAATTTGGGAAGCACTGTCATTTCAAACACCAAAGACCAACTGAGTCAAGCCATCACAGAGACCCATGTGGGCCGAGCCAGCCTGGTTTTAGCAGTACTGATTCCCCTGTTTACCAGCTGGAGGTCCGCTTTCCTCTGGGAAACTGTTACCCCTTTCAGCCACCATTAGCTGCCTTCAGTACCACGAATGAGGCAATCTCTGGAGCAGGACGCCTTAATGTGACAGAATATCTCTTTGGCCAATCACTTTCAGCGGCACAAGAGGGTGAGCCTGTGGTCTACACCCTCATCTCCTGTCTTGAGGAAGATGGACCAATCGGAGAGCTCCTTTCAGCTTCACATCACAAATATAGTGCTCCACCCCCTGTGCTGGCCCCACCTACTATTCCTGCAACAAGAATTCGTAGCACTAAATGCACCTCAGCCGACAGTACGCCAAGCAGTGCAGCAGTTTCTTCGCAAATTACTAACGCAGCACAGAACACTGAGCTCTCAGTCATGCATACAGAAG GAGACAAACACAACACGGAAGATTTCGAAGATGAgcaagatgatgatgatgatgctgaagaAAGTGTTCCCATAGAGAATGAGAGCTATGTGAACTTTAGAAAGAGGATGGAGAAAAAAAGTGAGGCAAGAGCTGAAGAGGTGCTGCAAGAGAACAAGAAGCTTTGTAGAGAATTCAGGAGAAAACCG TCTTCCAGGCGCTATGTGTCAATGCAGGAACAGAGGGTCAAACTGCCTGTGTGGGAGAAGAGAAGGAACATCCTAGATGCTCTGGAGAAGAATCAGGTTCTGGTGATCAGTGGGATGACTGG GTGTGGTAAGACCACTCAGATTCCTCAGTTTATCCTGGATGACTCTCTGAGTGGACGAGGGGAGAGCGTAGCCAACATCGTATGCACTCAGCCACGCCGTATCTCTGCAATCGCCGTGGCAACCAGGGTTGCTCAGGAACGGGCCGAGACTCTGGGCCACTCTACTGGATACCAGATCCGTTTGGAGACTGTCCGA TCCTCCTGCACTAGGCTGCTGTTCTGCACCACTGGAGTCTTGTTGCGCAGGCTAGAAGGTGACGCTCAGCTCAGTGGAGTGACACACATCATAGTAGATGAGGTTCATGAACGCACAGAGGAGAG TGACTTTCTGTTGCTGGTTCTGAAGGATCTGATGTTGCAAAGGTCTGACCTGAAGATCATCCTGATGAGTGCTACTCTCAATGCTGATCTCTTCTCCCAGTATTTCCACAAGTGCCCCTCCATCCACATACCAG GACGTACTTTCCCAGTGGAACAATTTTTCCTTGAAGACGCAATTGCGATGACCAg gtaTGTTATAGAGGATCGCAGCCCATACCAGCGCTCGGCAAAGCAGAATGGCCCGCCCAATCAAAGGGCTGGGAAAGCACAGTCTTCTGTGATGAaggatgatgttgatgatggctGGTCATTTAGATCCTTTGTAAAGAAAGATGCAGTCAAAGAATCCATCCCTGACCAGCAACTCAGTGTGCAGGAGCTCACACTCCGATATCCAA CTTGCTCAAAACCTGTGGTGAAAACCTTGGCTGCGATGGACCTGGATAAAATCAACATGGATCTTGTGGAGAGTCTACTAGAGTGGATTGTAAATAGAGACCACAGTTATCCTCCAG gtgcTGTTCTGGTCTTCTTGCCTGGATTAGCTGAAATAAAGCAGTTATATGAACAGCTACAAGCCAATAGGATGTTTAACAACAGAAGAACTAAgaa GTGTGTGGTGTACCCACTTCACTCCTCTCTGTCCAACGAGGAGCAGCAAGCAGTGTTTACATGGCCACCAGAGGGTGTGACCAAAATCATCATCTCTACCAACATTGCAGAGACGTCAGTAACCATTGATGATGTAGTATACGTCATTGACTCCGGCAGAATGAAAGAGAAGAG GTATGATGCCAGTCGCAGTATGGAGAGTTTGGAGGATGTCTGGGTGTCTCGTGCTAACGCTTTGCAGAGGAGAGGCAGAGCCGGCCGTGTGGCCTCTGGAGTCTGCTTCCATCTGTTCACCAGCCATCGCTTCACTCACCACCTAAGCCAACAGCAGCTGCCTGAAATCCAGAGAGTGCCACTGGAGCAGCTCTGCCTCAG GATTAAAGTGTTGGAGGTGTTCTCCAAGTCTCCCCTGCACTCTGTGTTTTCTCGGCTCATAGAACCTCCAGCACAAGGCAGTCTGGATGCAGCTAAGCAGAGACTCTGTGCTCTTGGTGCACTTACTGAAGCTGAGTGTCTCACTCCTCTTGGTTGGCATCTCGCCTGCCTTCCCGTGGACGTGCGCATTGGAAAGTTGATGCTGCTGGGTGCCATCTTCCGCTGCCTGGACCCAGCCCTCACCATCGCTGCTAGCCTGGCCTTTAAGAGCCCATTC GTCTCTCCATGGGATAAAAGAGAGGAGGCTAATGAAAGGAAACTCAGCTTTTCCCTCGCCAACAGTGACCATCTTGCTGTGCTACAGGCATACAAG ggTTGGTGTACTGCAGCACAGAATGGTTCACAGGCTGGCTATTGGTACTGCAGAGAGAACTTCCTGTCTATCCGGGGACTACAG GAAATAGCATGTCTGAAGAGGCAGTTTGCAGAGCTCCTCTCTGATATTGGCTTTGTAAAGGATGGACTGAAGGTCAGAAACATAGAGAGGATGAACTCTAAAGGAACAGATGGTGTGCTGGAGGCTACAGGCTATGAG GCAAATCTAAACTCTGATAACACAAAACTGATGTCGGCAATGTTGTGTGCAGCCTTGTACCCCAATGTTGTCCAG GTGCGAGCTCCACAGGGAAAGTATAAGATGACAAGTAAAGGGACTGTGAAGATGCAGCCTAAAGCTGAGGAACTCCGCTTCCTCACTAAAAACGATGGAGCAGTTCACATCCATCCTTCGTCCGTCAACTTTATG GTGCGTCATTATGACAGTCCATACCTGGTTTACCACGAGAAAGTGAAGACCAGCCGTGTGTTTATCCGAGATTGCAGTATGGTATGTGTGTATCCAATGGTGCTATTCGGTGGGGGGCAGGTCACTGTGGACCTACAACATGGCGAGTTCATCATCTCTCTGGATGATGGCTGGATTCGATTCACTGCTGCCTCACATGAA GTTGCTGAGTTGGTGAAGGAGCTGCGTTGGGAGCTTGACCAGCTCCTGGAGGAAAAAATCAAGAACCCCAGCATGGACTTGATCACCTGCCCACGAGGCTCCCGCATCATACACACCATAGTATCTCTTATCTCAACCCAGTAA
- the galm gene encoding aldose 1-epimerase, protein MSEVKKDVLTLVFGQRSVEKWTLRSKSVSVEIISLGCVISAIKALDRKGQSADIVLGFDDLESYLTNSRYFGAVVGRVANRIAKGQFVVEGKVYNLAINNGPSSLHGGIRGFDKAVWSCEPVPNGVRLSHMSPNGDEGYPGNLKVSVTYTLEENTLSVQYCAQTDQTTPINLTNHSYFNLAGQGAPDIYDHEVSISAEAYLPVDDNMIPTGEIRPVENSLFDLRKPVLLGSRLKELPGPGFDHNFCLWLPGQHKQEMKCARVVHPGTGRVLELSTTQPGVQFYTSNFLDGTVGGKEGTSYPKHSAFCLETQNWPDAVNQPQFPEALLRPGEEYTHTTRFTFSVV, encoded by the exons ATGTCTGAGGTGAAGAAAGATGTGTTAACTTTAGTATTTGGTCAGCGCTCTGTTGAAAAATGGACACTGCGATCCAAGAGTGTCAGTGTAGAAATCATCTCTCTAGGCTGTGTCATATCCGCCATCAAAGCACTTGACCGGAAAGGACAAAGTGCGGATATAGTGTTGGGCTTTGATGATCTAGAAA GTTATCTCACTAATTCTCGCTACTTTGGAGCTGTGGTAGGACGAGTAGCTAACCGTATTGCTAAGGGTCAGTTTGTAGTTGAGGGAAAAGTGTATAACCTGGCTATCAATAATGGACCCAGTTCCCTGCATGGTGGCATCAGGGGCTTTGATAAG GCTGTGTGGAGCTGTGAGCCTGTGCCTAATGGAGTGAGACTGAGCCACATGAGTCCTAATGGTGATGAGGGTTATCCTGGCAACCTAAAAGTTTCTGTGACCTACACACTGGAGGAAAACAcattaagtgtacagtactgtgcccAGACTGACCAAACTACACCAATCAACCTGACCAATCACTCTTATTTCAACCTGGCTGGACAG GGTGCACCAGATATTTATGATCATGAAGTAAGCATCTCAGCAGAGGCATACCTGCCTGTAGATGACAACATGATCCCTACAG GAGAAATTAGACCTGTAGAAAATTCACTCTTTGACCTCCGCAAACCTGTTCTTCTGGGGTCTCGACTCAAAGAACTTCCTGGCCCTGGGTTTGACCACAACTTCTGCCTTTGGCTTCCAGGACAACATAAACAAGAGATGAAGTGTGCAAG AGTGGTTCATCCTGGGACAGGGCGTGTTCTGGAGCTGAGCACCACGCAGCCTGGCGTTCAATTCTATACCTCCAACTTCCTGGATGGGACAGTTGGAGGGAAAGAAGGGACGTCATACCCAAAACACAGCGCTTTTTGTCTGGAGACACAAAACTGGCCAGATGCTGTTAATCAG CCCCAGTTTCCTGAAGCTCTGTTGAGACCGGGAGAGGAGTACACTCACACTACACGATTTACATTCTCAGTGGTTTGa